In the Corythoichthys intestinalis isolate RoL2023-P3 chromosome 12, ASM3026506v1, whole genome shotgun sequence genome, one interval contains:
- the LOC130926770 gene encoding zinc finger and SCAN domain-containing protein 2-like, with protein MYARTTPAAEKFPEELCGVKVHRLQDSSEAHRPECQESARIEEEEEEEESPYIKKEEEEFVHIKEEWDEYFITVENSHFEEQEQPNLLKKEEEDDPPYVKEKVMDIPKWAGEPLMCRSPNDASREAEPQSGSSSSSTEGSQADNLIAPPSDSDAKSHSLFCFRKYLGPERQEPGSPGVKEALELPQIKEEEPEPCQRKEREEQLAIKKEEELPYIKEEEGITRSTGEPLKSEDGPSEASRAAVPRSGGGGSSSTEGLQEDRFIAPLSDSEDTTSLSPYVDTRTHAGEKPFSCSVCGQGFSRNSTLKIHTRTHTGEKPFSCSVCGQGFTRKQDLTIHTRTHTGEKPFVCSFCGASFTQRENLRIHTRTHTGEKPFSCSVCGQGFTRKQRLKMHTRTHTGEKPFSCSVCGQGFARKQHLDIHTRTHTGEKPFSCSVCGRRFSHNSTLKQHTITHTGEKPFSCSVCGQGFTRKQDLTIHTRTHTGEKPLSCSVCGKKFRHNSTLKAHTRTHTGEKPFSCSVCGKKFSKESNLKTHARTHTGQ; from the exons ATGTACGCGAGAACGACACCGGCGGCAGAGAAGTTCCCTGAAGAACTCTGTGGCGTTAAAGTTCACAGACTACAAG ATTCCAGTGAAGCGCATCGTCCTGAATGCCAGGAGTCTGCTCGCATcgaagaagaagaggaggaggaagagtcgcCATACATCAAGAAGGAGGAGGAAGAATTCGTCCACATTAAAGAGGAGTGGGATGAGTATTTCATTACAGTTGAGAACTCccactttgaggagcaggagcaACCCAATCTCCTGaaaaaggaggaggaagacGACCCTCCATATGTTAAAGAGAAGGTTATGGACATCCCCAAGTGGGCTGGTGAGCCCTTGATGTGTAGAAGTCCGAATGACGCCAGCAGAGAGGCGGAGCCTCAGAGTGGCAGCAGCAGCAGTTCAACAGAAGGATCCCAAGCAGACAACCTTATTGCTCCACCATCAGATAGTGACGCCAAATCACACTCGCTGTTCT gtttcagaaaatatcTTGGTCCTGAGCGGCAGGAGCCAGGCTCTCCTGGCGTTAAAGAGGCTCTTgagctcccccaaatcaaagaggaggagCCAGAGCCCTGTCAACGGAAGGAGAGAGAAGAGCAACTTgcaatcaaaaaggaggaggagctGCCATACATTAAAGAGGAGGAAGGTATCACCAGGTCGACAGGTGAGCCCTTGAAGAGTGAAGATGGTCCGAGTGAGGCCAGCAGAGCGGCGGTGCCTCGAAGTGGCGGCGGcggcagcagctcaacagaaggaTTGCAAGAGGACCGTTTCATCGCTCCACTTTCAGATAGTGAAGACACCACGTCACTCTCGCCTTACGTCGACACAAGAACCCacgctggcgaaaaacctttttcctgctcagtttgtggtcaaggatttagTCGCAATAGCAccttaaaaatacacacaagaacccacactggcgaaaaacctttttcctgctcagtttgtggtcaaggattcactcgAAAGCAAGACTTGacaatacacacaagaacccacactggtgaaaaaccttttgtctgctcatTTTGTGGTGCAAGTTTCACTCAAAGGGAAAACTTGAGAatccacacaagaacccacactggcgaaaaacctttttcctgctcagtttgtggtcaaggattcactcgAAAGCAACGCTTGAAaatgcacacaagaacccacactggcgaaaaacctttttcctgctcagtttgtggtcaaggattcgctCGTAAGCAACACTTGGatatacacacaagaacccacactggcgaaaaacctttttcctgttcagtttgtggTCGAAGATTCAGTCACAAtagcaccttaaaacaacacacaataacccacactggcgaaaaacctttttcatgctcagtttgtggtcaaggattcactcgAAAGCAAGACTTGacaatacacacaagaacccacactggcgaaaaacctttatcctgctcagtttgtggtaaaaaattccGTCACAATAGCACCTTAAAagcacacacaagaacccacactggtgaaaaacccttttcctgctcagtttgtggtaaaaaattctCCAAAGAAAGCAACTTAAAAACCCacgcaagaacccacactggacaATAA